A window of Rosa rugosa chromosome 7, drRosRugo1.1, whole genome shotgun sequence genomic DNA:
ATGAAGGCCAAGGGTGCCACTTGCACTCTCCTGCTACAAGTCGATGTTTGTATAGCGTGGAGGTTTTCGATTCTCATATACATTTGACTTATAATAGTTATCGCATGAATTGGTCATGCTCACGATGATGCGATTAATCGAACTGGATGGAGCAACAGTTCGTCTGTGTTGAGAACATCCTGATCATCATTCCCGATCAATCCCTTTTTGAACTACATACTTATACTGGCCACTTAAAATCATTTGACTGCTATTCCATAAAAAGGTTTTCCTTCAATTGGTTTAGGCTCATAGTTAGCTGAGATGTCTTCTGAAACAATGCATTTATATATGTGTGCGAGTTTGAGATGGTTGTAGGAAACCGTAGCTCCATTGTCTTGGTTAATATCCAGCCTCGATAATCTAGGCATGACAAGAATGGTAAGAGCCAACAACATGAACGACTCAAAAGAAGTTCACAATGGCTATATCAATCTCTCTAACGACATGATGACGATGATGCACCATCATCAATTCATCATAGGCtcaaagtaatagaaaaatccCAACAAGAAAGAAtctgaaaataaaaacaactaGCTTTGTCTGGTGATGTAAGGAGGAGCAGCCCCATATAATATTGCCgtattctatctctctctgtTTGTCCATGAGGATGAGGACTTGGTCTTACTTCAAACTTCAAGATCAGTCTGGTGCCTCCAAGTGGCAGCCATTCGTGCCTTCACCAGGGTTTTGTCAGGGCTTGACTTGGAGAGGAGGTCTAACTTCTCAACCCCCTACCAAGGCCCTACAGAGCCATAAAATAGTAACCCTCTTTATTTAACTATGTCTTAATGCCCTTAATATCCCTCCCGAGTGATTAAGAACTCATGGTAATGAATGACTAATTGGTAATTTGCTGAACCCTTGAAAGGGTATCGGATGAAAGAAACTAGTCTCTTCTGtacaaaaaaacagaaaaaacagcGCGCACTTGCGTATAGAAAACTCAGAAAACCTTGCAATATATAAATCCTCAATTCCTCATCAACAACCAAAACAAGGAGATGCAGACGAGCTCTCCACTAGCATTCAGACCATAGCTAGCTAAGACCATAGCTAAGCTGATTAATACAAACTTGTTTGCAATTCATTTTTCTGAGTACAATCCCTTCCTTCCTAGCTTCTTTCCTTAAATCTCGATACCTTCTTCCTCAAGTATCGAACTTCGAATAATGGAGTTTCAGTTCCAGCTGCAGAAACAGATTTCATTTCCGGCGGCGGCTCAATCACATAGAGCTTCAGGCATTCCAATAAGCAGTAAAGGCAATAAGTTGAAGGGAGGTAGAAATAGAAGCAACAACACCAACAAGTTTGTTGGGGTGAGACAGAGACCTTCAGGGAGATGGGTAGCTGAGATCAAAGACACAACGCAAAAGATAAGGATGTGGCTTGGAACCTTTGAAACTGCTGAAGAGGCTGCTCGAGCTTACGACGAAGCTGCTTGCCTTCTTCGTGGCAACAATACTCGAACCAACTTCATCACACATGTCTCTTTGGATTCCCCTCTTGCTTCTCGAATCCAAAATCTCCTCAACACCAAAAAGCCAGGACCCAACTGTAAACAACaaatccaaatgactagtagtACTTCTTCTAGTACTGCCTCTCAATCCCCCACAGCTAAAAATACTAGTAGCACAAGTACTAGCGCTAGTTCCAGTAGCAAGAGTTGTCTTTCGAGTGAGGTATCGAATCAAGAGTCGTCTCATCATCAATTTTCTGATGATGTATACAAGCCAGACTTGAGTAACTGCAATCAGCTCCCTTTTGATCAGTTGAGTACTAGCACTActtcttcttcaaattcttATCAATCCAATATTTCTTGGGTTGATGGATTCTCATTTGCTCAGCAAATGTTTGCGACACCAAAAGATGAAGCTGCTCTGTCGAGCGAATTAATTTCCGCTGATGAACGTGGTGATTCGGATGAGTTGTTGGAATTTGAAAGGATGAAAGTCGAAAGACAGATATCAGCTTCATTGTATGCTATGAATGGTGTGCAAGAGTATATGGACACAGTTCATGATGCGAATGAAGCTCTTTGGGATCTTCAACCATTCTGTGCTTTGTGATCCAACTGTTCCATGCATGCATGCCTTTATGGATATTAATCTTCATCTCTCTTTCTGTTTCATTGATTCTGgtcacttttttcttttcttttttttcattcactATAAACTCTTAAGAAAAGAGTTAATTAATAGATCGGATAACAATAACAGATCGAGAATTATGCTACGGATTGATAGAGATTGAATACTATTACTATTATTATTTGTAAAATTATTCTTGATTACTCCGAGAAGTTACCTAATTGATGTTTTTGAGAGGTTTTCTAAACCATCTCTCTCTGTTACTGTAATCAATATTGACTTGATATACATTCTGTTCCCCATTGTTTAAACTCTTTCATTCCCTGAGAAAGACGCTATTGAAAACCGAAAGTACTCAAATAATGAGAATATGAGATATTGGAGATTAAGCTATTTTTATAGATACTGGTAAAACTCAAAAGCATTCACAAACCTCTACAGTTCAACTTCATTCATTTACATATAATGTCATGCTATCAGCATAGAACCAAGACGGGAATTCAAAACTGTTCCATCTTGTAAGCAAgtgttttgtgacttttgtcaCAAGATGAAAACTCAATAGGAAAACATTCAATATGACCGAAACATACAAAACCCTTCAAATTGTTCATTGTCGAAGGGTAGACGTAACTTGTGGTGATACTTACTGATACAAGATAAATAGAAGTTTCTTCTGACTCATCATCTTTCCTCATTttccctcatttttttttttactatgaaGCCTCTTCAAATAAATTACATTAACTTTTCTGTTAGCAAAGACCTTCAATTTTTGCCATTGTACAGCGTCTCAATGAACTGTTAGATACCTTCTCTTGTAGTCTTCGTTGGAATTCAACTTCTCCTTGTCTAATAGCATGTTGAGGAGACCGACTTCAAGAGAAAGTGAAACTACAAAAACTTGAACAGACATTGCCAGAGTGCTTTGGCTGTCAAGGATTCAAATAAGATTCCCAACCAACTTTCTGTAGCTTCTCATCTTTTGCCAAGACTTCGCTCTTTGTGTCTTCTTGATACTGGCTGATTCTGCATTTAATTTAACTCCACATTAGCAAATGCAGGCAAATGATTATCGAAAGTTTTGAGTTCATATGTCACTAAAAACTTTGCAACATGGATAATGAAGTGAAATGACCAACCTTGCAAGTAGATCAGCATCACAAACAGCTAACATCCTTGCTGCTAGCAAACCAGCATTGGTGGCATTGTTTATAGCAACTGTTGCAACCGGGACCCCTCTTGGCATCTGCATGGTCAAaagtcacaaaaaaaaaagaaaaaagaactatGTTGCGAGGAAACCACTCATGGTCTCCTAAATGGAATATCATGTCCAACATAAAAAAGTCTTGTATCCAACAATGCAAGCATGATGTCTAAACCTGTCTACATCCAGTTGACCTAATTTCATATATCATATGCCAAGCCCCAGCACTTGACAGTCCATAATCCTAAATCTACTAAATCTCATAGGGATGCCTCAGAATTCATATTTCTAGGGTCGTAAGATGGTAGAATACTACATTTTTCCATCCAGGAACTTATTACATAAAGAAGTTTCAAATTCATACCTGCAATATAGATAGAACCGAATCAACTCCATCCAATGTAGAGGCACGCACAGGGACACCAATAACGGGTAATGGAGTGGATGCAGCTACCATTCCTGAAAAGCCAAAGAAATAGCAAAATCAACCCCAAAAAAATGCAAAAGTTGTTATGTTATTACAGCACTCTGTTTGGAACAAAGATTATATACCTGGCAAGTGAGCTGCGCCACCAGCACCAGCAATGATGACCTGAATTCCCCTTTCCTGGGCAGACAAGGCATAAGAATGCATCCAATCGGGAGTTCGATGCGCAGAAACTATCCTAACCTGAAAATTAGAGTCTGTTAACACCATAAATAACATTTTACGGGTAACTCATTTGAGAAAAACCATAACAGATGAGAAGCAAACCTCGTGAGGCACTTCAAACATAATCAAAACTTTTGCAGCATCCTTCATAACAGGAAGATCTGAATCAGAACCCATTATGATCCCAACACGCGGTGTGGCTGCATTAAGAAAAAGACAAGGCTCATGAATTTAATGTGGAAAACTGCTCTACATAATTACAACTTGTTAAAAATCTATTATGAAATGAAAATGGAATCTTCATTGTAAGTTATCTTTCAAAGGGGGTGCAGCCATACACAGTGGAAATAATTGGTCCTGTTATGGAAGTTGACACTTCTAATAAGATAAAGTATCTTAACGTGTGCCAATTTTGGACTGAATCTTTCATGCCAATTTTTTCGTAGTCCCGACCCAAAATAGTTTCATAGtcaaaaacataattacaaaACCACCCTAATAGCATTACCAGCGGACTGACTATCAGATATTTTGTCATTTAGCATTGAATCCAGAGCTTTTTCCACATTGCCCATGGAAGGTCCAACAATGGTAATATGACCCATTTTCCGTTGCTTCCGCATATCTGCCACACACAAAAAGTAGAGcagttaaaaaaaatacaagtaaTTCTtgtgtaagaaaaaaaaaaagagatgagCAAGTAAAACATGGACATAGACAGAATCTAACCTGGCTTATCATACCAATGAACAGTAGCCCCTGGAATACTCAAGGCTCTTCCAATCACTTGATGAGCTAGGTGGAAACCAGCTTCCCCCTAAAAGCATAAATGGTGGCATGACACAGTTAAACACGTGATTAATTGTTATTCCACAAGCCCAGTGATAACTGTACATTTTTCAAATATTCTGTAAGATATCTATGCTTAATTAAACAAGACAAatcactatgtcaatattgacaaAGAGCACAAAGATGGAAAATTTCACGTTGAACAGAGCATCACCTCATCTTCACCAAGTAAATTGTACATAATTGCAGCAGGAGTTTTCATTGATGGATCACCAAGTGGAAGACCAACAACAGCCCGCAAATGCTGTTCATACTGTGAGGTGTAGCAAGACTCTATTGTGTGATGACCGCTATTGTGAGGTCTGGGAGCTACTTCATTTAGCAAAATCTGAAAAGAAGCGAATACATGAATAACTTGGTTGAATGAAGCAGATATCTgaagcttaaaaaaaaaaacgaatacAATGTATAGTTGTTAAGAGATGTAGAATTAATACCTGATCATCCTCTGTCAAGAACAACTCAACCGCAAACACACCAGCGCCTTCTAATGAACTGACAGCTCTAGATGCAATGTCAGTGGCCAACTTTCGGATCTTCCATGGCACGTTAGCAGGTGCTTTGACAATGTGACAAATGTTTTCCCTGCAAGACAAGATCCTCAAACATTCATGAAATATTCTTATGTGACAACAGCTGTATATGAATCTTATACTGTTACAGATATGAAAGGTTGGCAGAAAGAATGATTGGCTAATGACAGACAATTTAAAAACTGAATCTGCAGCTTACTTGTGTATAGTTTCAACAACAGGATAGCACACGATAGAATTGTCTCTTCCTCTAGCAACAATGACGGCCAGCTCCTGCATTTAGATTGCCAAACATGTATTAATATTTACCACTGATACTAATTAAATTCAAAGGTACTCAATGTCGCATTATTAGTTGGTTCTATATTGATCTTTGAGTGacaaaaaactgaaaagtgTGCAATTGAAATCGTTGAAAAGAAAATGTGGATAGTAAATTCACAAACTAAATCATTGCCAGTGATGAACACTAGACACTAACCTTTACAAAAGGGGCCCATTTCTCAACATACAAACCGCGATCAAACCCTCCAAGAGCTGCAACAAACTTAGAGAGTAAAAGAAGGGCAATAGGTTCTACTTCTTGAATTCAACAACATTAAACAAGACAGATTATAATCATGCCAATAGAAAAGAAGGAAGAGATCATCAAAGAGACTATTACCTGTTACAGCAGAAGAAAGATCATGCTCACTCTTAGCAACAGCATTTCCACGCCCATCATAAGCTAATCTTTTACTCTTTATCATTAGAGGATAGTCAAAGAGGTTGCCTGCCCTCTTGGCACCTTCCAGATCATCTATCTGCCTTTGCCATATGTTTCAAGAATCAATATATCATGAGTGGTTATGGAAAGCAAAATGTGGAATTCACTTAGGCTAATCCTTGAATCAGATGCATAAAAAACAAACCTGCATAAATTCAGGAAGTGGAATATCATGCCGCGAAAAGTGAATCTTTTGAAGATATTTATCCTGTTACATAACCCGATGCTTGCCAAGATTAGAACGAAACAATGCAGTGAAAATTGTAATAGCAAATTATTGCAAGATCGCCCCAAAAGGATAAAACTTAATGACTCTAAACTTCGAACACACCCTAAAAGCAAAATCAACAGCGTGATCCGAAAATTCATTCACAGAAGGAAGAAACTAACATGTATTGTTCTGATTGTAGAGGCTAGTCACAGTCATGATTCACATCTAAAGAGAGAAAAGCACTAGTCACAGTCGAGCTACAAGGGACCtctactttttctttttacagATTATTGATGTGCATCACCTCACACTCTAGTTATCAAATTAAAGTTAAATCATAATATTATATAGATTATCCTAGCCAATAAAACCCAGAATACACATCCCAAAATAAGAGGAATCGTTAAATAGCATTATCATTTCTGAAAACAGTATTCAAATACCTAAGTCTCACATATTCAGCTTTGTGATTATGATATCATCAATTCGCCAGAAACATCACCTTAATTTTAAACTGATCAGTAATCAATCTTCAAGAAAACAACTGGTAGAAGAACACTGCGGCCTTACTCTCTAGTCTTAGTTCCAATTCAGTTACACACCATCCAACACGATTAACATGCCAATGTAATAAAGATTCCTTGCATTAATATTCTTTATACAAAACCAAGAATTGCGTTTAGTCTGAATCCATTTCGTTAGTTTCATTTCACTGAGAGCAATCTGACATCTCTACAAACTCGTACTTAACATAACGATTAGAACTTTCAAATTCAAACCTACAAATACACCCTTCCTGCTAACCAAAAAGAACAACATAcgaacaaaacaaacaaaaaagaattgaaaCAAACAAATACACCCTAACTAACCTGTATTATTCTGATTGTAGAGGCTTTCGGCTGGCAGTCTACTCCTTGCTGCTCAAGCTTCTCCAATGTCTCCACATCCACATGTTCGATTTCCACCGTCAACACTCCACACCTAACCACCAAAAACAAAGTGATACTTAATGGGGTGATAATCTAAATATTTGAACATAAGCAAACACAATGCAAACCAAGTCCATAAAAACCGCAACCTTTTCGCGAATTCTTGGACAGTGGCACTGTCATCAAAGCTCCCAACCATATGGTGATAGGCAAGTCTACTCGCCGGACAATTCTCCTGTGGGTCCAATACCATCACCTTAATAGCCATTTGTGAAGCTGCTTGGCACAGCATCCGACCCAGCTGGCCTCCTCCAAGAACACCCACAATGGTCTCAGACAATCCATGAACAACAGCAGCTAAACCATCtccactgaaaaaaaaaaagaaaaagacacaAGCTTTAACATCAAATACTCAAAAAGACACGAGCTTTAGGGGACCCAGAAAGCAAGTGTGTACCTGGGAGGAGGGGTCACGTGAGAGTCACGTGACGCCCGGCAAGCCAAGGCCTGGTTTAGCGagcgagaagaagaagaagcaggagTAAAAGTTGGGAGCTTGGTGTGGGTTGGTTTGAGGTccatggaggaagagaagaatgGGTTTTTGGTATTATTGGGGAGAACCAAACACGGCCTGAACCCGAAATCGGCGGTGGCGAAGAGGGAGCTCTGCTGAAGCATGACTTCACTACTCTCCTGCTTAAGCCGCCGTCTGTGTCTGTTTCTACTTTATATAGGTCCTCTCAAGCAtagcgggtcgggtcgggtcgggtctcTGTGATCGGGTGGTTAGTGTCACATGAGAAACTGAAAACGTCTTACGTTGGTCTTTCTCTTTTAGTCTTTTTACTACGTTGTTTGATGCGCGGCACAGTTGACTGGTGCTTGGTTAGGTTGTCTTTCACTTTTAATTGGGAGTCGGTTTTCAGTTACAAGACCTAGTTAGTGTTCGGTGGTAACTTTCTCTACAAAGGTTCATATAGCTCTTTTCTAagattaaaaagaagaagaaaaagaagacctGTAATGAAAGTAGTTTGTTTCCTGAAGAAAATGACAAATGTTTTCGTAGGTAAAACTAACAATTACAAACCTATAGTCTAATGCTATGATTGTCACATCCACTTATGTACTAAACAAAAATATGTGAGGTTTCACCAGAACATAACATATATATTCATCTTTCATATCTTGCTCTTTGAACCACATGAAAGAAATGATAAGCCAAACCTAAATTTTACAAATAGAATAATTAGTCAAAATTTACACAAAGATGAAAGCTGAGCTCAACCAAACAAATTCATTCTCAAGTTGCACAAAATGATATTGATCTTCTTATTGCTCCCCAAAGCTGTATACTATACAGTTTACACACAATTATCACACCGGTTAATGTTATACAACGCAACCACTCATCCACTCGAcaaaccaaagaagaagaaaaaaagatgaaacCCCCAAAAAGATCACCAAAATATGTCAAAGccccagaaaaaaaaagtggggaagagagaaaaatgacCAAAACTCTATAGTGTCAAATCCTATCATATTCTTTGTGTTGAGAGAAAATAAAGCTAAGTGCTGCTGTACACTTTGGATACACATTTTCGATACATGCCTCGACTTGTTATGTAGACTTCCATCTGCCTTCTGGAACATAGTGTATGCATCTGAAATAGAGCAATTTACATACTAAGGAATGGGAGAAATCTATGTAGAGAAGGAACAAGAACAAGATACATGGATTGATGGATATATGTAGGCATGAGTAGGATGTTGATTAAAGAACTTACATTTGTGATGATTTTATGTACTCAAGCTGAAGTCTGATCCTTTCTAATCCCAATCTTCCGTAGTTCCGCTAGGTGAGAAGCGATCTCCTGAATGAACTTCAGTGCCTCCTCACCATATTTGAGAGAAGTGATTGCTTGTTCAAGAAATTCTAGGACTGCCTCAAGTGCCTTCAATCTCTTATTCAGATTGGAAGCCAGGACCGATAGAGATGTTAAATCATTCGCTTGACAGGGCTGGGGGATCTCGTGTGGTGAACTATGTCCCGACAATGCAGGCACTTCATGTTGCTTGGACAaatcattttcttctttcttaatATTTTCTTCAGAGTGCTGTTCGGAATTCTGCAGATTTGACTTGCCAGCCCCATCTCCTCCGTTTTCAGAACAATTTCCTTTAGATGGATCCGTCTTTACCCCATTACTAGAGAACAAAGAAAGTGTCTTCTCCAACTTCTCCAAGCATTGCAAGATCTGTTTCTTCTCTACCTCAAAATCCTTCAGTGAGTTCTTTAAACTACCAGTTTTCTCATCACTGAGAAGCATCCCCGCTCCTCCATCTTTACTGTCTGTACAAGGCTTTCCAGCATCCGTATTTTTATGACTCTCTGCAAGGCTGCTAGGTACTGAATGATCAACCACAATATCCCTTGCCTGCATATCAGAAGTTGTCTCTCCCAGACACTCTAGCATTGATTCATTTGGGTACTTAATCCTGTAAAATTCTAGCTCCGCTTCTAGATCTTGTACTTCCTTCTCCTTTTCAGCAAGAAGGTCATCTATCTTATGCAGTGCTTCATTATCATACTCAGCTTGCTCTTCCATCATTCTtagggactgaagtgcttccaTATGAAGTGCCGCCTTCTCCTCTTGCAGCCTTGTAATCATGGCCATTGCTTGATCTGAAGAAATCGCAGAAGCATTTCTTTCCTCCTCCAACTCCTTGTACAAAGAACTCAAAAGTTTCTTGTCATGCTCAACCTGTCGTTTTAATCGATCAAGCATACTCTCACCCTCAATTTCACTGACAGTGCTCCCATCAATAGACAACCCAGACTCATTTCTTTCTAGTGAGATCCTCTGTTGACGTATCTGCATCCCCATAGTTTTCAGATCACCACTATTTGTTGGACTGATAATTTCATTTGTTGATTGCTCAATCCCTCGATTGGCAGACAATTGTGACAACAGGATCTTCAAATCTTCAGTAACTCTTGAAGAGTCCTTTCCAATCCATTGTTCCGCAAGTACACCTGGCAATTGTCTTCCTTGACTACCAACAACGATCTTATAAGCATCACCGAGATCTAAAACATTAACCACTTGCTGATCAGTGTTGCTTGAAACTGGGTTTGTTTCTAAACGTACTTCAGATGTTTTAAGTGGCCTGACAGCTCTCTTGTGAAATTCCCCAGATTCTGCTACATATGCTTGATCAATTTCACGAGTTTCTGTAACATCTACTGCAACCAGAGACAACCATGAAGACTGTCAGCATAGATGCTTTGTGAATATGATTTTTACACATAAAGAGAAATAAAACATTGAATAGGAGAGGTCAAAATCTAATGCAAAAGGACAATACTATAACGAGGAAACTGAGTTTGCACTCACAGCTTCTCTTTGATACTTCAACTGGGGCTTCCATTGCCTTTGATGATGGAGAGGCATTCTCAAGTAGTGGTTCAGATAAGGCATGATAATCAGGTGTTCTTCTAGCTTCTTTCAAGTTAAGTTCCTCCAATCCATGACCATTAGTAACTGCAGATGCTACAGATGTACTACCTAGGGACTCTATACGATCTATTTGTGCCTGTGATACCAAAAGTGAGGGCTTGGACACAGATGGTGGATCTGTCAGTACTTGAGGAATAACATGAGGCTCAACAGCTTGAGCAGAGGAATCTTCCTTGGGACCATCCATTTCATGAGTCAGAGAACCTGCATAATCATCATCAGAGAAATGAACTTCCGATTCAGTATCTGAAGTGACCTTAAGCTCTGTGTATCCAACATGAGATAAAGCATGAAGCCTAATATCTCTCACACGAGCAGATGTATTACCATGGGACTCCATATTATCTAATGTCATCTCTGATGCTGAAACTAAGGTCTTGGACACTGAAGGTGGATCTATCAGAACCGGAGTAATAGTACGAGGTTCAACACCTTTTCCCTTTTCATGAATTGAAGCACTTGCATCCTCCCCGTCAGAAAAATGAACTTCTGATTCAGTGTCAGAACCTTTGAGCTCTGTGTATCCAACATGAGATAAAGGGAGCCCAGTATCTCTCAAATGAGAAGCTCTCAATGACCTAGATGATTTATCTTGTGCCTTCCTCAGTTCTTCAAGGTTTTGTCTAATAGCACCAGATAGGGGCTCAAGTTCAGCCTCAGACCCAAACAATTTAGAGTGAATCAACTTATGAGAATACCCCTCAGAAATTTGCGGCTCATTGCAACAAGAACAATGTGCTCTGCCGGAAAAGCAAACATATTGGCCCCCGAGTACTGGGTCCTCAATCTCATGGTCAGCCTTAGAATTAGGAGCTTCCCCCAACCTGCCCACCAATAACCTGTATGTCTCAGCATTGGATCTATTAATGGTTGCAAAAGAGAATAGGCAACTTTCACACATTCCATTAACATCTACAAGCTTGTTGTGTGCACGACAAAGAACTAAGGAAGAAATCTCTGACTTATGACTGCCGCAGATCAAGTCCCAATAATAACCTGGTTTTTCATTGCCCAAGACATGATCAAGTCTGGAGCACAGGAGGCATGGTGTTTGCAATCCCCAGTAATGAGCAAACTTTGTAATTACATATGAGAATATGGCATCCACAACGAGCATAAAAATCAGTAACCACTCGAGACTAGCTGACACCAATGCCGGACCCCAAGGAACTTTGTGATGATTAGTAGACATAGTCCCCGGGGCAGCCATGTGCCAGAGAACTTAGTAACTTCAAAAGGAGAAAATATGCTTGAAGACAACCTGCTAGTTCTTTTTATGAGGCACAGACGGGAGAATTTTATCCTGACTTTATTTAAACCCTATACACAACAGAACctgggaaagaaaaaagaaattcttgaaAAATAAGTAAGAATGTAGTCATGCATGTGAGGGTTGTACATGAAGAAATATCATTATCGAAATAAAAACGAACAACTCAAACAAAGTGAAATTGAATATGCAGAAGATTATGTCAAACTGAAATCAATACAATTTAAACTCATCCGAAAAACAGAACAGAGAAGTAAGTTACATTACCAAGTTCATACAAAATTAGTATTATACCAGAAGCTCAAAAAGCAATACTTTTACAAGAAATACAACCCCATTTCTCATAGAACCCTAATCTGATGAACCCCCCTAACATGCATACCAAAACAATATCTGATAAACCCAAGAACACCTCAGGGTCAACGCCATAGAAACCACACACATATAAACCATAAACCCTGACAAAGAAGCTAAACAAAAAGCCAACAAACCAGAGAAAACAACAAACTGAGAGACAACCCATCTTCCAAAATT
This region includes:
- the LOC133721993 gene encoding ethylene-responsive transcription factor ERN1-like, producing MEFQFQLQKQISFPAAAQSHRASGIPISSKGNKLKGGRNRSNNTNKFVGVRQRPSGRWVAEIKDTTQKIRMWLGTFETAEEAARAYDEAACLLRGNNTRTNFITHVSLDSPLASRIQNLLNTKKPGPNCKQQIQMTSSTSSSTASQSPTAKNTSSTSTSASSSSKSCLSSEVSNQESSHHQFSDDVYKPDLSNCNQLPFDQLSTSTTSSSNSYQSNISWVDGFSFAQQMFATPKDEAALSSELISADERGDSDELLEFERMKVERQISASLYAMNGVQEYMDTVHDANEALWDLQPFCAL
- the LOC133721992 gene encoding phosphoribosylaminoimidazole carboxylase, chloroplastic; its protein translation is MLQQSSLFATADFGFRPCLVLPNNTKNPFFSSSMDLKPTHTKLPTFTPASSSSRSLNQALACRASRDSHVTPPPSGDGLAAVVHGLSETIVGVLGGGQLGRMLCQAASQMAIKVMVLDPQENCPASRLAYHHMVGSFDDSATVQEFAKRCGVLTVEIEHVDVETLEKLEQQGVDCQPKASTIRIIQDKYLQKIHFSRHDIPLPEFMQIDDLEGAKRAGNLFDYPLMIKSKRLAYDGRGNAVAKSEHDLSSAVTALGGFDRGLYVEKWAPFVKELAVIVARGRDNSIVCYPVVETIHKENICHIVKAPANVPWKIRKLATDIASRAVSSLEGAGVFAVELFLTEDDQILLNEVAPRPHNSGHHTIESCYTSQYEQHLRAVVGLPLGDPSMKTPAAIMYNLLGEDEGEAGFHLAHQVIGRALSIPGATVHWYDKPDMRKQRKMGHITIVGPSMGNVEKALDSMLNDKISDSQSAATPRVGIIMGSDSDLPVMKDAAKVLIMFEVPHEVRIVSAHRTPDWMHSYALSAQERGIQVIIAGAGGAAHLPGMVAASTPLPVIGVPVRASTLDGVDSVLSILQMPRGVPVATVAINNATNAGLLAARMLAVCDADLLARISQYQEDTKSEVLAKDEKLQKVGWESYLNP
- the LOC133721991 gene encoding myosin-binding protein 1-like isoform X2, which encodes MAAPGTMSTNHHKVPWGPALVSASLEWLLIFMLVVDAIFSYVITKFAHYWGLQTPCLLCSRLDHVLGNEKPGYYWDLICGSHKSEISSLVLCRAHNKLVDVNGMCESCLFSFATINRSNAETYRLLVGRLGEAPNSKADHEIEDPVLGGQYVCFSGRAHCSCCNEPQISEGYSHKLIHSKLFGSEAELEPLSGAIRQNLEELRKAQDKSSRSLRASHLRDTGLPLSHVGYTELKGSDTESEVHFSDGEDASASIHEKGKGVEPRTITPVLIDPPSVSKTLVSASEMTLDNMESHGSLTHEMDGPKEDSSAQAVEPHVIPQVLTDPPSVSKPSLLVSQAQIDRIESLGSTSVASAVTNGHGLEELNLKEARRTPDYHALSEPLLENASPSSKAMEAPVEVSKRSLDVTETREIDQAYVAESGEFHKRAVRPLKTSEVRLETNPVSSNTDQQVVNVLDLGDAYKIVVGSQGRQLPGVLAEQWIGKDSSRVTEDLKILLSQLSANRGIEQSTNEIISPTNSGDLKTMGMQIRQQRISLERNESGLSIDGSTVSEIEGESMLDRLKRQVEHDKKLLSSLYKELEEERNASAISSDQAMAMITRLQEEKAALHMEALQSLRMMEEQAEYDNEALHKIDDLLAEKEKEVQDLEAELEFYRIKYPNESMLECLGETTSDMQARDIVVDHSVPSSLAESHKNTDAGKPCTDSKDGGAGMLLSDEKTGSLKNSLKDFEVEKKQILQCLEKLEKTLSLFSSNGVKTDPSKGNCSENGGDGAGKSNLQNSEQHSEENIKKEENDLSKQHEVPALSGHSSPHEIPQPCQANDLTSLSVLASNLNKRLKALEAVLEFLEQAITSLKYGEEALKFIQEIASHLAELRKIGIRKDQTSA
- the LOC133721991 gene encoding myosin-binding protein 1-like isoform X1, translating into MAAPGTMSTNHHKVPWGPALVSASLEWLLIFMLVVDAIFSYVITKFAHYWGLQTPCLLCSRLDHVLGNEKPGYYWDLICGSHKSEISSLVLCRAHNKLVDVNGMCESCLFSFATINRSNAETYRLLVGRLGEAPNSKADHEIEDPVLGGQYVCFSGRAHCSCCNEPQISEGYSHKLIHSKLFGSEAELEPLSGAIRQNLEELRKAQDKSSRSLRASHLRDTGLPLSHVGYTELKGSDTESEVHFSDGEDASASIHEKGKGVEPRTITPVLIDPPSVSKTLVSASEMTLDNMESHGNTSARVRDIRLHALSHVGYTELKVTSDTESEVHFSDDDYAGSLTHEMDGPKEDSSAQAVEPHVIPQVLTDPPSVSKPSLLVSQAQIDRIESLGSTSVASAVTNGHGLEELNLKEARRTPDYHALSEPLLENASPSSKAMEAPVEVSKRSLDVTETREIDQAYVAESGEFHKRAVRPLKTSEVRLETNPVSSNTDQQVVNVLDLGDAYKIVVGSQGRQLPGVLAEQWIGKDSSRVTEDLKILLSQLSANRGIEQSTNEIISPTNSGDLKTMGMQIRQQRISLERNESGLSIDGSTVSEIEGESMLDRLKRQVEHDKKLLSSLYKELEEERNASAISSDQAMAMITRLQEEKAALHMEALQSLRMMEEQAEYDNEALHKIDDLLAEKEKEVQDLEAELEFYRIKYPNESMLECLGETTSDMQARDIVVDHSVPSSLAESHKNTDAGKPCTDSKDGGAGMLLSDEKTGSLKNSLKDFEVEKKQILQCLEKLEKTLSLFSSNGVKTDPSKGNCSENGGDGAGKSNLQNSEQHSEENIKKEENDLSKQHEVPALSGHSSPHEIPQPCQANDLTSLSVLASNLNKRLKALEAVLEFLEQAITSLKYGEEALKFIQEIASHLAELRKIGIRKDQTSA